From the genome of Candidatus Electrothrix communis, one region includes:
- a CDS encoding helix-hairpin-helix domain-containing protein encodes MKNPDRATVAHLEALPNIGKAIAANLRAIGIHQPQQLIDKDAFALYDLLCAQTGVRHDPCVLDVFMAVIHFMDGGEPLPWWAFTAERKQKITSSCETP; translated from the coding sequence ATGAAAAATCCCGACAGAGCAACCGTTGCCCATCTTGAGGCCTTGCCGAACATTGGCAAGGCCATAGCGGCTAATCTCCGCGCCATCGGGATACATCAGCCGCAGCAGCTCATCGACAAGGATGCCTTTGCGCTGTATGATCTTCTCTGTGCTCAAACCGGGGTACGACATGATCCCTGCGTACTTGATGTGTTTATGGCGGTGATTCATTTTATGGACGGCGGGGAGCCGCTTCCCTGGTGGGCGTTTACGGCGGAAAGGAAGCAAAAAATAACCTCATCCTGTGAAACACCATGA
- a CDS encoding CU044_2847 family protein, whose amino-acid sequence MKKMIAFEMDEMDGQPVYVEAEVSEAEMQRVSRGEENKPLQAESRFVDAVARIRPAAEVVLKAFQEMNTPDEIGLEFGLKFNAKTGVVFASADSEATFKVSLKWTNEKKQS is encoded by the coding sequence ATGAAAAAAATGATCGCGTTTGAAATGGACGAAATGGACGGCCAACCGGTTTATGTGGAGGCCGAGGTCTCTGAGGCTGAGATGCAACGGGTCAGCCGGGGCGAGGAGAATAAACCGCTGCAAGCGGAATCCCGCTTTGTTGATGCAGTGGCCCGGATCAGACCGGCTGCCGAGGTGGTGCTCAAGGCCTTTCAGGAGATGAACACCCCGGATGAAATCGGCTTGGAGTTCGGGTTGAAATTCAACGCCAAGACCGGGGTGGTCTTTGCCTCGGCGGACAGTGAGGCCACCTTTAAGGTTTCGTTGAAATGGACCAACGAGAAAAAACAATCGTAA
- the tsaE gene encoding tRNA (adenosine(37)-N6)-threonylcarbamoyltransferase complex ATPase subunit type 1 TsaE: MSPATSSFQHTLQDITATAALGRQLGRIARKGDVILLHGDLGVGKTTLTQFIAQGLEVPKDQYVSSPSFALMHEYPGRIPLFHMDCYRLAGEEDIEGAGLADYIGGPGLTIIEWPDRLGSLQPQERLDLILEPINETSRICLLQPHGESWSSRIGALSP, from the coding sequence ATGTCACCCGCAACATCATCATTTCAACATACCTTGCAAGATATCACGGCAACAGCTGCTCTGGGCCGACAGTTAGGCCGAATTGCCCGAAAAGGAGATGTCATCCTGCTCCACGGCGACCTGGGGGTAGGCAAGACCACCCTGACTCAATTCATCGCCCAAGGCCTGGAAGTACCAAAAGACCAGTATGTCTCCAGTCCTTCCTTTGCCCTGATGCACGAGTATCCCGGTCGTATCCCCCTCTTTCACATGGATTGCTATCGCCTGGCCGGGGAAGAGGATATTGAAGGTGCCGGGCTGGCCGATTATATCGGCGGTCCTGGCCTCACTATTATTGAGTGGCCGGATAGGCTAGGGAGCCTGCAACCTCAAGAACGTCTTGATCTCATTTTGGAACCGATTAACGAGACGAGCAGGATCTGTCTTCTTCAGCCCCATGGAGAGTCCTGGTCTTCTCGAATCGGAGCATTATCGCCCTGA
- a CDS encoding YcaO-like family protein, with protein sequence MEKNTIRLHSCLKEYTYDQDKACSPEQTVERFQKRLKATGLDILKEVKRIDTGRLDIPVFFSVCGKDALATIGTKKQMGKGSTPEQSRASACMELAERFSFFSFLKNRENFIIGDYPTMEEAGYPVLPISALLQSVHDEERSPEELEQLLIGLPLRWTWARNITKDEDVLVPFSWFYAINEFNGPCAGNTIEEAVLQGISEVVERHVCAVVALKKIRTPTIDPSSVIDPVARTLVEKFSHNGITLQINDFSLDTGIPTVAALAWDPATFPEKSELVYTAGTTPGADKALIRALTEVAQLAGDFESGSNYVASGLPKPLSLDEVDYLFTPEQTLSIDQLPQIDSEDMLQELDNCLEALQKINMEVLMVNTIHPDLQIPAAYTIIPGAHFRERAASGDAPLFAAKLAADLLEPAELETKLTEMQQHLPDAYYLKFYRGRNFYEQGMAEPARNCFEQALAMQPNEEDKPYIFSYLGSCLRDLGRFEEAVPVLEQGLTCDEERPDIHNIIGVCYFKTNRFEQAVHHFQRAVQLNPVSPIDYANLALNQQRLGRNKEAISNYQIALGQDPGIAFATENLALLLEEDAGA encoded by the coding sequence ATGGAAAAAAATACTATCCGCCTGCACAGCTGTCTAAAAGAATACACCTATGATCAGGACAAGGCCTGCAGCCCGGAACAAACTGTAGAACGTTTTCAAAAACGCTTAAAGGCCACCGGCCTGGATATCCTCAAAGAGGTAAAACGCATTGACACCGGTCGGCTGGACATCCCGGTCTTCTTCAGTGTCTGCGGCAAGGATGCTCTTGCAACTATCGGCACCAAAAAACAGATGGGCAAGGGTTCCACGCCGGAGCAGTCCAGGGCCAGTGCCTGTATGGAGCTCGCTGAGCGCTTCAGTTTTTTTTCCTTTCTCAAAAATCGGGAAAATTTTATCATCGGCGATTATCCAACCATGGAGGAAGCCGGGTATCCGGTCCTGCCGATTTCAGCTCTGCTCCAGTCTGTCCATGATGAGGAGCGCAGTCCGGAGGAGCTTGAACAGCTGCTGATCGGCCTCCCTCTGCGCTGGACCTGGGCCAGGAATATCACCAAGGATGAGGATGTGCTGGTGCCCTTTTCCTGGTTTTACGCCATTAATGAATTCAACGGCCCTTGTGCAGGCAATACCATTGAGGAGGCCGTTCTTCAGGGCATCTCCGAGGTGGTGGAACGCCATGTCTGCGCCGTGGTTGCCCTAAAAAAAATCCGCACGCCGACCATTGATCCGAGCTCGGTGATTGATCCCGTGGCCCGAACCTTGGTGGAAAAATTCAGCCATAATGGCATTACATTACAGATCAATGACTTTTCTCTGGACACCGGCATCCCGACCGTGGCCGCCTTGGCCTGGGACCCGGCAACCTTTCCTGAGAAAAGCGAACTGGTCTACACCGCTGGCACCACCCCTGGAGCTGACAAGGCCCTGATCCGCGCTCTGACTGAGGTGGCGCAGCTGGCTGGTGATTTTGAGTCTGGGTCTAATTATGTGGCCTCGGGCCTGCCCAAACCGCTCAGTCTGGATGAGGTCGACTACCTATTCACCCCAGAGCAAACGCTCAGTATCGACCAACTCCCCCAGATCGATTCGGAAGATATGCTTCAGGAACTCGACAACTGTCTTGAGGCCCTCCAAAAAATCAATATGGAGGTCCTGATGGTCAATACCATCCATCCTGACCTTCAGATCCCGGCGGCCTATACCATTATCCCCGGAGCCCATTTCCGGGAACGGGCCGCCTCCGGCGATGCTCCCCTGTTTGCCGCCAAGCTGGCTGCGGACCTGCTGGAGCCTGCCGAATTGGAAACCAAGCTGACGGAAATGCAGCAGCATCTCCCTGATGCCTATTATCTAAAATTCTACCGAGGGCGTAACTTCTATGAGCAAGGCATGGCGGAACCGGCCCGAAACTGCTTTGAGCAGGCCTTGGCCATGCAGCCCAATGAAGAGGATAAACCGTATATTTTTTCGTATCTCGGCAGCTGCCTCCGTGACCTGGGGCGGTTTGAGGAGGCTGTGCCGGTGCTGGAGCAAGGCTTGACCTGTGATGAAGAACGCCCAGACATCCATAATATCATCGGTGTCTGCTATTTCAAGACAAACCGCTTTGAGCAGGCTGTCCATCATTTCCAGCGGGCTGTGCAGCTGAATCCGGTCTCACCCATTGATTACGCCAACCTGGCCCTGAACCAGCAACGGCTTGGGCGCAATAAGGAGGCGATCAGTAATTACCAAATCGCTCTGGGACAAGACCCCGGCATCGCCTTTGCAACGGAAAATCTGGCACTGCTGCTGGAGGAAGATGCGGGGGCATGA